A region from the Osmerus eperlanus chromosome 11, fOsmEpe2.1, whole genome shotgun sequence genome encodes:
- the frya gene encoding protein furry homolog isoform X4, translated as MDATAVCWSKASVISFIKGLASPVGLGYSKPPIPPVCCTQAPPAMMPISIDPESRPGEYVLKSLFANFTTQSERKIRIIMAEPLEKPLTKSLQRGEDPQFDQLISAMSSLAEYCLPSILRTLFDWYKRQTGLEEESHEYRPRANTKSKNDEQQKDYLLERRDLAIDFIFSLVLIEVLKQMPLHPVLDSLVNEVINLAFKHFRYKEGYHGPNTGNMHMVADLYAEVIGVLAQAKFPAVRKKFMTELKELRQKEQIPYVVQSTISLIMGLKFFRIKMYPVEDFEASFLFMQECAQYFLEVKDRDIKHALAGLFVEILVPVAAAVKNEVNVPCLRNFVESLYDTTLDLSSRKKHSLALYPLVTCLLCVSQKQFFLNRWHVFLNTCLSSLKSKDPKMARVALESLYRLLWVYMIRIKCESNTATQGRLTTIVTTLFPKGSRSVVPRDMPLNIFVKIIQFIAQERLDFAMKEIIFDLLCVGKPAKAFSLNPERMNIGLRAFLVIADKLQQKDGEPPMPNTGAILPSGNTLRVKKTFLCKTLTDNEAKVIGMSLYYSQVRKAIDNILRHLDKEVGRCMMMTNVQMLNKEPEDMITGERKPKIDLFRTCLAAIPRVLPDGMSKPELIDLLSRLTIHMDDELRLIAQNSLQSLLVDFSDWRDDVLFGYTNFLLREVQDTHQGMLDTSLKLLLQLLTQWKLALVTPGRSYDMAKIHSPELLQTASSHRGPAERSPHSTVLHAVEGLAVVLLCSCQLSTRRLAVCILKEIRSLFLAIGQAEDDDTPMIEILDQLSPVVLESFVNVAVSDTAALPLGHHVDLQWLVEWNARLVNSHYDIRSPSHVWIFAQSVKDPWVLCLYSLLRQDNLPKHCPTALSYAWPYAFTRLQLIMPLVDPNNPVYAKKTSTSGGGENYVTLWRNYLILCLGVAKPSIMSPGHLRTSTPEITATTTDGNVTYDNKVIGTPSVAWLLKQLVPLMRAESIELTESLVLGFGRTNALVFRELVEELHPLMKEALERRPENKKRRERRDLLRLQLLRIFELLADAAVISDSTNGALERDTLALGALFLEYVDLTRMLLEAENDKDLEILKDIRAHFSAMVANLIQCVPVHHRRFLFPQQSLRHHLFILFSQWAGPFSVMFTPLDRYSDRNHQITRYQYCALKAMSAVLCCGPVFDNVGLSPDGYLYKWLDNILACQDLRVHQLGCEVVILLLELNSDQVNLFNWAVDRCFIGSYQLASGCFKAIATVCGSRNYPCDIVTLLNLVLFKASDTNREIYEISMQLMQILEAKLFVYSKRIADQKSSSILYGTHGPLPPLYRVSLPQLSSQLARMYPELTLPLFSEVSQRFPSTHPNGRQVMLTYLLPWLSNIELVDSMLPPLPSPGPPVEEPAAQDKNVGPSHQLRGTGWGSMQATSLVLNNLMFMTAKYGDDVPGPEMENAWNALVNDRWSNNLRITLQYLISLCGVSSDTSLLPYIKKVVIYLCRNNTTQTMEELLFELQQTDPVNPVVQHCDNPPFYRYSATSKTPTVASGTTSSSNTVVAGQESCPDTDDTKVAKENEERQSNMMGNHSRLESRYSNSSGGSYDEEKSEPLPPYAGWLMSVVESNQPCPLPMPVNGGCWAPLVDFLPETITPRGPLHRCNIAVIFMTEMVVDHGVREDWALHLPLLLHALFLGMDHYRPEVYEHSKRLLLHLLITLSCNSNFQGIASVLLHTREINGNKTLTSKINFQPEYCTTGGGVDFLRECQASPVPDSGLSSSSTSSSLSLGGSSSNLPHISQDVEDLDSTTETDQKTNKLIEFLTTRGYGPLWSHEDISPKNQNSKSTEQLSNFLRHVVSVLREPKSDFYLEQQLSDVALQTALCSSSRHYAGRSFQVFRALHQPLSARAVSDLLSRLVEVVGEHGDEVQGYVMEVLLTLESVVDNLAECLKNNDLMALLIRASSPDLLTNGKQVSNRKSTGQLPLVQGLSSTERSRHQRSFSVPKKFGESDRSCDPPRSATLERFHACLQQGGVAKPTSPSSSKDNITDPANVNHPSNLLATIFWVAVSLMESDFEFEYQMSLKLLNKLLGHMSLDKQENRDKLEKLQSQLRWSTFTGLQQLLLKGFTSLSTTDLTLLLFSQLTPVSRVPVVDTSQAIGFPLNVLCLLPHLVQNFDGPTQFCKDVAERIAQVCLEEKNAKLSNLAHVMTLYKTHSYTRDCFSWVNVVCRYLHEAFSDITLNMVTYMAELLEKGFPSMQQTLLQIIYSLLSHMDLSVIQAKPFNMEVLKTIEKFVQTAHWREALNILKLVVSRSASLVQPSPPQTDFSYVDVSRLWDRSSKALPGKTLDFHFDISETPVIGRRYDDLQDSPGRNGKTRAAAVTRSTSSTSSGSTSNNVLVPVSWKRPQSSQKRTREKLVKVLSLCGQEVGLRKNPSVIFSSCGDLDLMELQPSLVSSDEGTREPDNMDDTTSEQQFRVFRDFDFLDVELEDGEGETGDNFNWGVRRRSMDSLDRRDLQLLEESQLSGSLPSLSNITHQDSDESSEEDSLTASQILSHSQIIVNLSPTEELINMDSLSPSCDSAEPQPLNTREPSFDVSLPEDSKPRLSTEEEDSNAQEDNLSLSISELPSGFNCSDSFSLDMTQDDFKGELDLEANCLPSLSEEEREESLECRSSPPPSPFFSAILAAFQPAMCDDAEEAWRRHINQLVSDSDGSCAVYTFHVFSSLFQNIQRKFCLLTCDAAGYLGDGLRGIGSKFLRSSQMLTSCSECPTLFIDADTIISYGLLEKMKFSVLELQEYLDTYNNRKDAAISWLTSCKTSFPRTSDGAVVSCQPGEYDDKQMESLAQLELCQRLYKLHFQLLLLFQSYCKLIGQVHAISSAPELSNMSKELDELKGNLRTAAASVTSTDPGALESSSDLAALESSSDLAALESSSDLAALESSTVLETSHFEPSFSCPEVAVQAILEALRNSEFLTAVRTIRECRSLWPNDIFGSRSEDESQTLLNVYFRHQTLGQTGTFALVGSKQDLSEICLRLMELNGEIRDMIRRAQGYRAITTFLPDSRVSGSSL; from the exons ATGGACGCTACGGCCGTGTGCTGGAGCAAGGCCAGTGTTATCAGCTTCATCAAGGGCCTGG CCTCTCCAGTGGGGTTAGGGTACAGCAAGCCCCCCATTCCTCCAGTGTGCTGCACCCAGGCCCCTCCAGCCATGATGCCCATCAGCATCGACCCAGAGAGCCGACCGGGGGAGTACGTCCTCAAGAGCCTTTTCGCCAACTTCACCACGCAATCGGAGCGCAAAATACGCATCATCATGGCTGAGCCTTTG GAAAAGCCATTAACAAAATCCCTACAAAGAGGAGAGGACCCGCAGTTTGACCAA TTGATCAGTGCTATGAGTTCCCTGGCTGAGTactgtctcccctccatcctgcgAACTCTGTTTGATTGGTACAAGAGACAGACTGGGCTGGAGGAAGAGTCACATGAGTACAGGCCGAGGGCCAACACTAAATCCAAAAA TGACGAGCAGCAGAAAGATTATCTTcttgaaaggagggatttggcCATTGACTTTATTTTTTCTCTTGTACTTATAGAAGTTTTAAAACAG ATGCCACTCCACCCTGTCCTGGACAGTTTGGTCAATGAAGTCATCAACTTAGCCTTTAAGCACTTTAGATACAAAGAGGG GTACCATGGTCCTAACACTGGCAACATGCATATGGTAGCAGACCTCTATGCAGAAGTCATAGGTGTACTAGCTCAGGCCAA GTTTCCTGCTGTCAGGAAGAAGTTTATGACGGAGCTGAAGGAGCTGCGTCAGAAGGAGCAGATCCCCTACGTGGTCCAGTCCACCATCAGCCTCATCATGGGGCTCAAGTTCTTCCGCATCAAGATGTATCCTGTGGAGGATTTTGAAGCCTCATTTCTGTTCATGCAG GAATGTGCCCAGTATTTCCTGGAAGTGAAGGACAGGGACATCAAGCATGCCTTGGCCGGTCTCTTTGTGGAAATTCTAGTTCCCGTCGCTGCA GCTGTGAAGAATGAGGTGAACGTCCCGTGCCTGCGTAACTTTGTGGAGAGCTTGTATGACACAACCCTGGACCTGTCCTCCAGAAAGAAGCACTCGTTA GCTCTGTACCCTCTGGTGACATGTCTACTGTGTGTGAGCCAGAAGCAGTTTTTCCTCAACAGATGGCATGTGTTTCTCAacacctgtctctccagcctcaAG AGCAAAGACCCTAAAATGGCACGTGTGGCCCTGGAGTCCCTGTACCGTCTGCTGTGGGTCTACATGATCCGGATCAAGTGTGAGAGCAACACTGCAACACAGGG CCGCCTCACCACCATTGTCACAACCCTGTTCCCCAAGGGATCCCGCAGTGTGGTGCCCAGAGACATGCCCCTCAATATATTTGTCAAAATTATCCAGTTTATTGCACAG gAACGACTGGATTTCGCTATGAAAGAGATCATCTTTGACCTACTTTGTGTTGGAAAACCAGCAAAAGCCTTTAGTCTTAATCCAGAG AGAATGAATATAGGCCTGCGAGCCTTCCTGGTGATAGCAGACAAGTTGCAGCAGAAGGACGGAGAGCCTCCTATGCCGAACACTGGCGCCATATTGCCCTCTGGGAACACTCTCAGGGTGAAGAAGACCTTCCTGTGCAAAACCCTCACCGACAATGAGGCCAAGGTCATAG GTATGTCCCTGTATTACTCCCAAGTGAGGAAAGCTATAGATAACATCCTGAGACACCTGGATAAGGAGGTGGGGCGCTGCATGATGATGACCAATGTTCAGATGCTGAACAAAGAGCCTGAGGATATGATCAC AGGTGAGAGGAAGCCGAAGATCGACCTGTTCAGGACGTGCCTGGCTGCCATCCCGAGGGTCCTGCCGGACGGCATGTCCAAGCCAGAGCTCATAGACCTCCTCTCGCG GCTAACCATCCATATGGATGATGAACTTCGACTCATCGCCCAGAACTCCCTTCAGAGCCTGTTGGTGGACTTCTCTGACTGGCGTGACGACGTCCTGTTTGGTTACACCAACTTCTTGTTGAGAGAGGTCCAAGACACTCACCAGGGCATGCTAGACACCTCCCTCAAGCTGCTGCTACAGCTGCTCACCCAGTGGAAACTGGCGCTGGTCACGCCTGGCAGGAGCTACGACATGGCCAAGATACACTCCCCCGAG CTGCTGCAGACAGCCTCCAGTCACAGAGGGCCTGCGGAACGTAGCCCTCACTCCACCGTTCTCCACGCTGTGGAGGGGCTGGCCGTGGTGCTGCTGTGCTCCTGCCAGCTCAGCACTCGCAGACTGGCCGTCTGTATCCTCAAGGAGATCCGCAGCCTCTTCCTGGCCATCGGACAAGCTGAG GATGATGACACGCCCATGATTGAGATTTTGGACCAGCTCAGCCCTGTGGTTCTGGAGAGTTTTGTCAATGTGGCAGTATCTGACACG gctgcaCTGCCACTGGGTCACCACGTGGATCTGCAGTGGTTGGTGGAGTGGAACGCCAGGCTGGTCAACAGCCACTATGACATCCGCAGCCCCTCCCACGTGTGGATCTTTGCCCAGTCAGTGAAGGAcccgtgggtgctgtgtctCTACAGCCTGCTCCGCCAGGACAACCTGCCCAAGCACTGTCCCACGGCCCTGAGCTACGCCTGGCCCTACGCCTTCACACGCCTGCAGCTCATTATGCCCCTGGTAGACCCCAA TAACCCAGTGTATGCTAAGAAGACCAGCACCTCAGGTGGTGGGGAGAACTACGTCACCCTGTGGAGGAACTACCTGATCCTGTGTCTGGGTGTTGCCAAGCCCAGCATCATGAGTCCTGGTCACCTGAGAACATCCACACCTGAGATCACCGCCACCACGACCGATGGCAACGTCACCTACGACAACAAg GTGATTGGAACGCCGTCGGTGGCCTGGCTCCTGAAGCAGCTGGTCCCCCTGATGAGAGCAGAGAGCATTGAGCTGACCGAGTCACTGGTGCTGGGCTTTGGTCGTACCAACGCCCTGGTCTTCAG GGAACTGGTTGAGGAGCTGCATCCGTTAATGAAGGAGGCTCTGGAACGAAGGCCAGAG AACAAGAAGCGTCGCGAGCGAAGAGATCTCCTCAGACTGCAGCTGCTCAGGATCTTTGAGCTGCTGGCAGACGCTGCGGTCATCAGTGACAG CACAAACGgagccctggagagagacacccTAGCTCTAGGTGCTCTGTTTCTAGAGTATGTGGACCTGACCCGGATGTTGCTGGAAGCAGAGAATGACAAGGACCTGGAGATACTGAAGGACATCCGAGCCCACTTCAGCGCCATGGTGGCCAACCTCATACAGTGTGTCCCAG TGCACCACAGACGCTTCCTGTTCCCTCAGCAGAGCTTACGACAtcacctcttcatcctcttcagcCAATGGGCAGGCCCCTTCAGTGTCATGTTTACCCCATTGGACCGCTACAGCGACAGAAACCACCAGATCACCAGATACCAGTACTGTGCTCTCAAG GCCATGTCTGCCGTGCTGTGCTGTGGACCAGTGTTCGACAACGTTGGCCTGTCTCCAGATGGATACCTCTATAAGTGGCTGGATAACATATTAGCTTGCCAGGATCTGCGG GTGCACCAGCTGGGCTGTGAGGTAGTCATTCTGCTCCTGGAGCTCAACTCTGACCAGGTGAACCTGTTCAACTGGGCGGTGGACCGCTGCTTCATTGGCTCCTACCAGCTAGCCTCAGGCTGCTTCAAGGCTATAGCTACAGTCTGTGGCAGCAG AAACTACCCCTGTGACATAGTGACACTGTTAAACCTGGTACTCTTCAAGGCGTCTGATACCAACAGAGAAATATATGAAATATCAATGCAGCTCATGCAG ATCTTAGAGGCTAAGCTGTTTGTGTACTCTAAGAGGATTGCAGATCAGAAGTCCAGTAGTATCCTGTATGGCACCCAcggtcccctgccccccctctacAGGGTCTCCCTGCCACAGCTCTCCAGCCAGCTGGCCAGGATGTACCCTGAACTAACATTGCCACTCTTCTCAG AGGTGAGTCAGAGGtttccctccacccatcccaatGGGAGACAGGTGATGCTCACATACCTCCTGCCCTGGCTCAGTAACATTGAGCTGGTGGACAGCatgctgcctcccctccccagccctggccccccagtggaGGAGCCTGCTGCCCAGGACAAAAATGTGGGACCATCCCACCAGCTCAGGGGCACAGGCTGGGGCTCCATGCAGGCCACATCCCTGGTCCTCAACAACCTTATGTTCATGACAGCAAAG TATGGGGACGACGTTCCGGGCCCAGAGATGGAGAACGCGTGGAACGCTCTGGTCAACGATAGGTGGAGCAACAACTTGAGAATCACCTTGCAGTACCTCATCAGCTTGTGTGGAGTGAGCAGTGACACCAGCCTACTACCCTAC ATTAAGAAGGTGGTGATCTACCTGTGTCGGAACAACACTACCCAGACGATGGAGGAGCTGCTGTTTGAGTTGCAGCAGACAGACCCGGTCAACCCAGTGGTTCAGCACTGTGACAACCCTCCATTCTACCGCTACTCTGCCACCAGCAAGACTCCCACAGTGGCCTCAG gCACAACATCTAGTAGCAACACAGTAGTGGCAGGCCAGGAGAGTTGTCCGGATACGGACGATACGAAGGTGGCCAAAGAGAATGAAGAGAG GCAGAGCAACATGATGGGGAACCACAGTCGTCTGGAGTCTCGCTACAGCAACAGCTCGGGAGGATCCTACGACGAGGAGAAGA GTGAACCCTTGCCCCCTTACGCCGGCTGGCTGATGAGTGTTGTGGAGAGTAACCAGCCCTGTCCCCTTCCAATGCCTGTGAACGGAGGGTGCTGGGCTCCTCTGGTCGACTTCCTGCCTGAGACCATCACTCCCAGAGGACCCTTGCATAG GTGTAACATAGCGGTGATCTTCATGACTGAGATGGTTGTGGACCATGGTGTACGAGAGGACTGGGCCCTTCACCTGCCCCTTCTACTGCATGCTCTCTTCCTCG GTATGGATCACTACCGCCCAGAGGTGTACGAACACAGCAAGCGTCTCCTGCTGCACCTGCTCATCACGCTCTCCTGCAACAGCAACTTCCAAGGCATCGCCTCCGTTCTCCTGCACACTCGAGAGATCAACGGCAACAAGACCCTCACCAGCAAAATTAACTTTCAGCCAGAATACTGTACCACAG GAGGAGGTGTTGACTTCCTGCGGGAGTGCCAAGCGTCTCCTGTGCCAGACTCTGGGCtgagctcctcctccacctcctccagcctgaGCCTTgggggcagcagcagcaacCTGCCCCACATCTCCCAGGACGTGGAAGATCTGGACTCCACCACGGAGACGGACCAGAAAACCAACAAGCTCATAGAGTTCCTCACCACCAG GGGCTATGGACCACTCTGGTCTCATGAAGACATCTCACCCAAGAACCAGAACTCCAAAAGCACTGAGCAGTTGTCCAATTTCCTGCGCCAtgtggtgtctgtgttgagAGAACCCAAGTCAG ACTTCTACCTGGAGCAGCAGCTGAGTGACGTGGCGCTGCAGACGGCCCTGTGCAGCTCCTCCAGGCACTATGCCGGCCGCTCCTTCCAGGTGTTCAGGGCCTTGCACCAGCCCCTCTCCGCCCGCGCCGTGTCAGACCTGCTCTCGCgactggtggaggtggtgggggagcaCGGGGACGAAGTTCAG GGTTATGTCATGGAGGTTTTACTCACACTGGAGTCTGTGGTAGACAACTTGGCTGAGTGTCTGAAGAATAATGACCTCATGGCTCTTCTAATCAG GGCTTCCTCTCCAGACTTACTGACCAATGGGAAGCAGGTGTCAAACAGGAAGAGCACAGGGCAGCTCCCATTGGTCCAGGGCCTCAGCTCCACTGAGCGCAGCCGGCACCAGAGGAGCTTCTCTGTACCCAAGAAGTTTGGGGAGTCCgacaggtcatgtgacccgCCTCGCAGCGCCACCCTAGAGCGCTTCCATGCTTGTCTGCAGCAAGGGGGTGTTGCCAAAcccaccagcccctcctcctccaaggaCAACATCACCGACCCTGCCAACGTCAACCACCCCAGCAACCTGCTGGCCACCATCTTCTGGGTGGCTGTGTCCTTGATGGAGTCAGACTTTGAGTTTGAGTACCAGATGTCTCTGAAGCTTCTGAACAAGCTGCTGGGCCACATGTCGTTGGACAAGCAGGAGAACCGAGACAAGCTGGAGAAACTACAGAGCCAGCTCAGGTGGAGCACCTTCACGGGCCTCCAGCAGCTGCTTCTCAAGGGCTTCACCTCCTTGTCCACCACTGACCTAACCCTGCTGCTCTTCAGCCAGCTTACACCCGTGTCCAGGGTGCCTGTGGTGGACACCTCCCAGGCCATAG GGTTCCCCTTGAATGTTCTCTGCCTACTCCCACATCTGGTGCAGAACTTTGATGGCCCCACTCAGTTCTGTAAAGACGTTGCTGAGAGGATAGCCCAG GTATGCCTTGAGGAGAAGAATGCTAAACTGTCCAACCTGGCCCATGTGATGACCTTGTACaaaacacactcctacacacgaGACTGTTTCTCCTGGGTCAATGTTGTGTGTCGTTATCTTCATGAGGCCTTCAGCGATATCACTCTCAACATGGTCACTTATATGGCTGAG TTGTTGGAGAAGGGCTTTCCTAGCATGCAACAGACCCTGCTGCAGATCATTTACAGCCTGCTGAGTCACATGGACCTGAGTGTCATTCAGGCAAAGCCTTTCAATATGGAGGTCCTCAAGACCATTGAGAAGTTTGTGCAG ACGGCCCACTGGAGGGAAGCTCtgaacatcctgaagctagTGGTGTCTCGCTCTGCCAGCCTGGTCCAGCCATCTCCTCCCCAGACTGACTTCTCCTACGTGGACGTCAGCCGGCTGTGGGACCGCTCTTCCAAGGCCCTGCCTGGAAAAACACTGGACTTCCATTTCGACATCTCAGAG ACCCCAGTGATTGGCCGGAGGTATGATGATCTTCAAGACTCCCCAGGGCGGAATGGGAAGACGAGGGCCGCAGCCGTGACTCGTAGCACCTCGTCCACCTCCTCAGGATCAACCTCCAACAATGTCCTGGTGCCCGTCAGCTGGAAGAGGCCTCAGTCCTCTCAG AAGAGAACCAGGGAGAAGCTGGTGAAGGTGTTGTCTTTGTGTGGACAGGAAGTAGGGCTCAGGAAAAACCCTTCG GTGATCTTCTCCAGCTGTGGGGATCTGGACTTGATGGAGCTCCAGCCCAGCCTTGTTTCCTCCGATGAGGGCACCAGGGAGCCTGACAACATGGACGACACAACCTCTGAACAGCAGttcagggtcttcagagactTTGATTTCCTGGATGtggagctggaggatggagag ggggAGACCGGTGATAACTTTAACTGGGGGGTGCGGAGACGCTCCATGGACAGTCTGGACAGGAGAGACCTACAGCTGCTGGAAGAGAGCCAGTTGTCAGGCAGCCTGCCTAGCCTCAGCAACATCACCCACCAAGACTCTGACGAGTCCTCCGAGGAAGACTCCCTCACTGCCAGCCAGATCCTCTCACATTCACAAATT ATTGTCAACCTTTCTCCCACCGAGGAGCTCATTAACATggactctctgtccccctcctgcGACTCTGCTGAGCCTCAGCCTCTGAACACCAGAGAGCCTAGTTTCGATGTCTCACTGCCCGAGGACTCGAAGCCACGG CTGTCgacagaagaggaggacagtaATGCCCAGGaggacaatctctctctctctatctccgaaCTTCCCTCTGGGTTTAACTGCAGTGACAGTTTCTCGCTGGACATGACTCAGGATGATTTCAAAGGAGAACTGGACCTTGAGGCCAACTGTCTGCCCAG TctgagcgaggaggagagagaggagtctctGGAGTGTCGTtcgtcccctcctccatcccccttcttCTCTGCCATCCTCGCCGCCTTCCAGCCAGCCATGTGTGATGACGCGGAGGAGGCTTGGCGCCGCCACATCAACCAGCTGGTGTCTGACTCTGATGGCTCCTGTGCAGTCTACACCTTCCATGTGTTCTCCTCACTGTTCCAG AATATTCAGAGGAAGTTCTGCTTATTGACATGCGACGCTGCTGGCTACCTTGGTGACGGGCTTCGAGGAATAGGGTCAAAGTTTTTGAGGTCCTCTCAGATGCTGACCTCATGCTCCGAGTGTCCAACACTGTTTATCGACGCAGACACA aTAATCTCTTACGGGCTTCTGGAAAAAATGAAATTCAGTGTGTTGGAGCTTCAAGAGTACCTTGACACTTACAACAACAGAAAGGATGCAGCCATATCT TGGCTGACTAGCTGCAAGACCTCCTTTCCCAGGACCTCTGATGGAGCAGTTGTCTCATGCCAGCCTGGGGAATATGACGACAAG CAAATGGAATCTCTGGCA cAACTGGAGCTTTGTCAACGACTCTACAAGCTCCACTTTCAACTGCTGCTGCTATTTCAGTCCTACTGTAAACTGATTGGCCAGGTCCATGCAATCAGCTCTGCTCCTGAG CTATCGAACATGTCCAAAGAGCTGGATGAGCTGAAGGGCAACCTGCGAACAGCAGCAGCCTCAGTGACAAGTACTGACCCTGGAGCTTTAGAGAGCAGTTCTGACCTTGCAGCCCTAGAGAGCAGTTCTGACCTTGCAGCCCTCGAGAGCAGTTCTGACCTTGCAGCCCTAGAGAGCAGTACTGTTTTGGAGACCTCCCATTTTGAGCCCAGCTTCAGCTGCCCTGAGGTGGCCGTGCAGGCCATCCTGGAGGCTCTGAGGAACAGCGAGTTCCTCACAGCTGTGCGCACCATCCGAGAGTGCAG GAGTTTGTGGCCGAACGACATCTTTGGCAGCCGTTCTGAGGATGAAAGCCAGACCTTACTGAATGTTTACTTCAGGCATCAAACACTGGGTCAGACAGGAACCTTTGCTCTGGTGGGTTCAAAGCAGGATCTCTCAGAGATCTGTTTAAGGCTTATGGAGCTGAATGGAGAGATCCGGGACATGATCCGCAGAGCCCAGGGCTACCGAGCCATCACAACCTTTCTCCCAGACTCCAGGGTGTCCGGCTCCAGTCTTTGA